Proteins encoded together in one Romeriopsis navalis LEGE 11480 window:
- a CDS encoding RNA polymerase sigma factor, RpoD/SigA family produces the protein MRSYLQDIGRVPLLSREEEIEYGRQIQTMLEYRQTKEMLVERLKRDPSLEEWAAALEITVDTLEVGLANGDYAKRKMVEANLRLVVNIAKQYQNRNIDLLDLIQEGAVGLQRGAEKFDPSRGYKFSTYAYWWIRQAITRAISQHSRTIRLPIHLVEVLNKIKRQQRELSQQLGRTPTIEEVATTLEMEPEKVRQCLDYARQPMSLEKRIGDNGDTELGDILEDESTSPSEHVEKITLSHDLQKAISQLPDIMREIIIMRFGLDGNEALSLSESGRRLGMSRERVRQLQQKAYNIIRQRNSGMQHYIAS, from the coding sequence ATGCGTTCTTACTTACAAGACATTGGGCGTGTACCATTGCTCAGTCGTGAGGAAGAGATTGAGTACGGCCGTCAAATTCAGACAATGTTGGAATATCGCCAGACGAAGGAGATGCTAGTCGAGCGTCTCAAGCGCGATCCAAGTCTAGAAGAATGGGCTGCAGCATTAGAAATCACAGTCGATACTCTAGAAGTAGGCCTGGCCAATGGTGATTATGCGAAGCGCAAGATGGTTGAAGCGAACCTTCGCCTAGTGGTAAATATTGCGAAACAGTATCAGAATCGCAATATTGATTTGCTCGACTTAATTCAAGAAGGCGCGGTCGGCCTTCAGCGCGGAGCTGAGAAGTTTGATCCGAGCCGTGGCTATAAGTTTTCGACCTACGCTTATTGGTGGATTCGTCAGGCAATTACGCGGGCGATTTCCCAGCATTCTCGCACTATTCGTCTACCGATTCATTTGGTTGAAGTATTGAATAAAATCAAGCGTCAACAGCGTGAACTTTCACAGCAGTTGGGCCGCACACCAACGATCGAAGAGGTTGCCACTACATTGGAAATGGAGCCGGAGAAAGTACGTCAATGCTTGGATTATGCGCGTCAGCCAATGTCGTTGGAGAAACGCATTGGTGATAATGGCGATACTGAGCTGGGTGACATTCTTGAAGATGAATCAACTTCACCGTCAGAGCACGTTGAAAAGATTACGCTATCCCATGATTTACAAAAGGCAATTTCTCAGCTGCCGGATATCATGCGGGAAATTATTATTATGCGCTTTGGTCTCGATGGGAATGAAGCACTATCGCTATCCGAGTCAGGCCGTCGTTTGGGCATGAGCCGTGAGCGTGTGCGCCAACTCCAGCAAAAAGCCTACAACATTATTCGCCAGCGTAATTCTGGTATGCAGCACTATATAGCTAGCTAG
- a CDS encoding Dps family protein, which yields MSTATLVQAFNTVSENPVGFETSTTEPICEGMNLALASFQALYLQYQKQHFVVEGAEFYSVHEFLDESSGSAKGYVHELGERLNGLGGVPVASFHKLAELCCFTPEEDGIFACRAMLEHDLAAEKEVIKLLRRLASQAESLGDRATRYMYEKFLLETEDRAFHVDHFLASDTLVQSR from the coding sequence ATGAGCACAGCAACATTAGTTCAGGCATTTAATACAGTGTCAGAGAATCCGGTCGGATTTGAAACGTCGACAACTGAGCCAATCTGCGAAGGGATGAATCTAGCTTTAGCTAGCTTTCAGGCACTATATCTGCAGTACCAGAAGCAACATTTTGTAGTTGAAGGTGCTGAATTCTACTCTGTTCATGAATTTCTCGATGAAAGTTCGGGTAGTGCTAAAGGCTACGTACACGAGCTGGGTGAGCGACTCAATGGATTGGGGGGTGTACCGGTTGCCAGTTTCCACAAACTGGCTGAGCTTTGCTGCTTCACACCAGAAGAAGACGGCATCTTTGCTTGCCGTGCCATGCTAGAGCATGATTTAGCGGCAGAGAAAGAAGTTATCAAACTTCTGCGTCGTCTCGCGTCACAGGCGGAAAGCCTGGGCGATCGAGCAACTCGCTACATGTACGAAAAATTCTTGCTCGAAACGGAAGATCGGGCTTTTCACGTTGATCATTTCCTCGCTTCTGACACTTTAGTCCAGTCGCGTTAA
- a CDS encoding chlorophyll a/b binding light-harvesting protein → MTTTINNNPLAQTFVPAGSKKSWLVGNARLVDFSGLWLSAHIAHAGLIMLWAGATTVMEVARLDLSLPLGEQGLLVLPHLAMLGIGIGEGGTIVDTDGFFAIGILHLAASAVLGAGGLFHLTTGADKLEIVGGKAKKFHFEWNDPRALGVILGHHLLFLGLGALAFVLRATQWGGIYDANLQSVRIVDAANIDPLRIFGYLFGQTASGWNPWGMAAVDNLEDIIGGHIWLSGLLIFGGIWHIIVPMLGWAKKVLRLGPDALLSYSLGGLAFMAFTSCLFVSHNTVAFPPEFYGSDRLMAANIQAGLAVVALVGHLWHAYRARTEAPMSADAFAWLQPEPIAIPSQTIDLEQQSE, encoded by the coding sequence ATGACGACAACGATCAACAATAATCCACTGGCCCAGACGTTTGTGCCTGCGGGTTCAAAGAAATCTTGGTTAGTCGGCAATGCACGTTTAGTTGACTTTTCCGGTCTTTGGCTGAGCGCCCATATTGCCCATGCAGGTTTAATCATGTTGTGGGCTGGTGCAACAACTGTGATGGAAGTTGCCCGGCTGGATTTAAGTTTGCCTTTAGGGGAGCAAGGATTGCTTGTCCTGCCGCATCTGGCGATGTTGGGCATTGGGATTGGTGAAGGTGGTACGATCGTTGATACTGATGGATTTTTCGCGATCGGCATTTTACATTTAGCCGCCTCAGCGGTACTGGGTGCGGGCGGATTATTTCACTTAACGACGGGAGCCGATAAGCTCGAAATAGTCGGTGGAAAAGCCAAAAAATTTCACTTCGAATGGAACGATCCGCGCGCACTTGGCGTGATCCTGGGGCATCATTTGCTGTTTCTAGGGCTCGGGGCTTTGGCGTTTGTGCTCAGAGCGACTCAATGGGGCGGAATATATGATGCCAATCTTCAATCTGTCCGAATCGTTGATGCTGCGAATATTGATCCATTACGAATTTTTGGTTATCTGTTTGGCCAAACGGCATCTGGTTGGAATCCTTGGGGCATGGCCGCGGTTGATAATCTTGAGGATATTATCGGTGGACATATTTGGCTGTCGGGACTGCTAATCTTCGGCGGTATTTGGCATATTATTGTGCCGATGTTGGGCTGGGCCAAAAAGGTTCTACGACTTGGCCCAGATGCATTGCTCTCCTATAGCCTTGGTGGATTGGCTTTTATGGCGTTCACTTCATGTTTGTTTGTGAGTCACAACACCGTTGCTTTTCCACCAGAATTCTATGGCAGCGATCGATTGATGGCGGCGAATATTCAAGCTGGATTAGCAGTTGTGGCCTTAGTTGGCCACTTGTGGCATGCCTATCGTGCTCGGACTGAGGCACCGATGAGTGCCGATGCATTTGCTTGGCTACAGCCAGAACCCATTGCGATTCCATCGCAAACAATTGACTTGGAGCAGCAATCCGAATAA
- a CDS encoding Asr1405/Asl0597 family protein — MFVDGFDRWAIYHRLQSLGIDCACQTGAPLKSKLLHPMIWCSAGM; from the coding sequence ATTTTTGTTGATGGTTTTGATCGATGGGCGATTTATCACCGTCTTCAATCACTCGGGATTGACTGTGCTTGTCAGACCGGTGCACCCCTAAAATCCAAGTTGCTTCACCCTATGATTTGGTGCAGTGCTGGAATGTAA